In Tsuneonella dongtanensis, a single window of DNA contains:
- the purT gene encoding formate-dependent phosphoribosylglycinamide formyltransferase: MSHIATILLLGSGELGREFVISAKRLGARVIACDAYDDAPAMQLADAREVFSMLDAEALRAVALKHRPDLIVPEIEAIRTEVLAELEDEGFAVVPSARAAQLTMNRDAIRDLAAGELGVPTSRYRYAETLDEVREAASFTGFPCVIKPVMSSSGKGQSTVQGVDGLDAAWDYAVAGMRGDRTRVIVEAFVEFDYEITLLTVSHAGGISFCPPIGHRQERGDYQESWQPTPMSDAAIASAQAMARTVVEALKGKGRGWGLYGVEFFVKGDEVIFSELSPRPHDTGMVTLASQNLSEFDLHARAIMGLPVPATIRARPAASAVILADRDCADLSYSGLAEALAEEGTDVRIFGKPTSRPYRRMGVALATAADVDEARRKASEASGRVCIGYGA, from the coding sequence ATGAGCCACATCGCCACGATCCTCCTGCTCGGTTCGGGCGAACTCGGCCGCGAATTCGTCATTTCCGCCAAGCGTCTTGGCGCACGGGTGATTGCCTGCGATGCCTATGACGACGCACCGGCGATGCAGCTGGCCGACGCGCGCGAGGTGTTCTCGATGCTCGATGCCGAGGCGCTGCGCGCGGTCGCGCTGAAGCACCGCCCCGACTTGATCGTGCCCGAGATCGAGGCGATCCGCACCGAGGTCCTGGCCGAACTCGAGGACGAGGGGTTCGCCGTCGTGCCCTCCGCCCGTGCCGCACAGCTCACGATGAATCGCGACGCGATCCGCGATCTCGCGGCGGGCGAGCTCGGTGTGCCGACCTCGCGCTATCGCTATGCGGAGACGCTCGACGAGGTGCGCGAGGCTGCCTCCTTCACCGGGTTCCCCTGCGTCATCAAGCCGGTCATGTCGTCGAGCGGCAAGGGCCAGTCGACCGTGCAGGGCGTCGACGGCCTCGATGCGGCATGGGACTATGCCGTGGCCGGGATGCGCGGCGACCGCACCCGGGTGATCGTCGAGGCCTTCGTCGAATTCGATTACGAGATCACCCTGCTTACCGTCAGCCACGCGGGCGGCATTTCGTTCTGTCCGCCGATCGGCCACCGGCAGGAGCGCGGCGATTACCAGGAAAGCTGGCAGCCCACGCCGATGTCGGACGCCGCGATCGCCAGCGCGCAGGCGATGGCGCGCACGGTGGTCGAGGCATTGAAGGGCAAGGGACGGGGCTGGGGCCTTTATGGGGTGGAATTCTTCGTGAAGGGCGACGAGGTGATCTTCTCCGAACTGAGCCCGCGGCCGCACGATACCGGGATGGTTACGCTGGCCAGTCAGAACCTGTCCGAATTCGACCTCCATGCGCGGGCGATAATGGGCCTGCCGGTCCCGGCGACGATCCGCGCACGACCCGCGGCCTCGGCTGTGATCCTCGCCGACCGCGATTGCGCGGACCTGTCCTATTCGGGTCTGGCCGAAGCGCTCGCCGAGGAAGGCACGGACGTGCGCATCTTCGGCAAGCCGACCAGCCGCCCCTACCGGCGCATGGGCGTCGCGCTCGCAACCGCCGCCGACGTCGACGAGGCCCGCCGCAAGGCAAGCGAGGCGTCGGGCAGGGTGTGCATCGGCTACGGCGCGTGA
- a CDS encoding VOC family protein yields MARVIGLGGLFFKSADTAATCEWYARVLGIEFQDWGGTVFLPETAAAHPGAGTVFSPFKAETDYFAPSEERFMFNLMVDDLTAMLARCAEHGVEPTMTMFGEMNGDFAHVMDCDGRKVELWQPRPMR; encoded by the coding sequence ATGGCAAGAGTGATCGGGCTGGGCGGATTGTTTTTCAAGTCCGCCGATACCGCAGCGACCTGCGAATGGTACGCCCGCGTGCTCGGCATCGAGTTTCAGGACTGGGGCGGGACTGTATTTCTGCCCGAAACCGCTGCGGCGCATCCTGGTGCGGGAACGGTGTTCAGCCCGTTCAAGGCCGAAACGGACTATTTCGCGCCGTCGGAAGAGCGATTCATGTTCAACCTGATGGTCGACGACCTGACGGCAATGCTCGCGCGCTGCGCCGAGCACGGCGTCGAGCCCACGATGACCATGTTCGGCGAAATGAACGGCGATTTCGCCCATGTCATGGACTGCGACGGACGCAAGGTAGAGCTGTGGCAGCCCCGACCCATGCGATAA
- the ubiG gene encoding bifunctional 2-polyprenyl-6-hydroxyphenol methylase/3-demethylubiquinol 3-O-methyltransferase UbiG → MSDATTPADTKTSGGQTIRPVTIRPGEAAHFGKLAAEWWDPKGSSAMLHRLNPVRLGFIRDAVDAHWGTNGSVRPLAGKAALDVGCGAGLLCEPLARLGAQVTGIDAAPENVAAAAAHAEGAGIDVRYMAGEVGALDIGTFDLVTSMEVIEHVADKPAFVTDLAARLSPGGLMVLSTPNRTAQSRLLLVGAAEAVGLVPRGTHHWDDFVTPDELASLLAAAGLTMGEPRGIAFSPTKGLHLSADLALNYIVTATRSA, encoded by the coding sequence ATGAGCGATGCAACCACGCCCGCCGATACCAAAACTTCTGGCGGCCAAACGATCCGCCCCGTTACCATACGGCCCGGCGAGGCGGCGCACTTCGGCAAGCTGGCGGCGGAGTGGTGGGATCCGAAGGGTTCGTCGGCGATGCTCCACCGGCTGAACCCGGTGCGCCTGGGCTTCATTCGCGACGCGGTGGACGCGCACTGGGGCACGAACGGCAGCGTACGGCCGCTCGCGGGCAAGGCCGCGCTCGACGTCGGTTGCGGCGCGGGGCTGCTGTGCGAGCCGCTCGCCCGCCTCGGCGCGCAGGTCACGGGGATCGACGCGGCACCCGAGAACGTGGCCGCGGCCGCGGCGCACGCCGAGGGTGCGGGCATCGACGTGCGCTACATGGCGGGGGAAGTCGGCGCGCTCGACATCGGGACCTTCGACCTCGTCACCAGCATGGAGGTGATCGAGCACGTCGCCGACAAGCCCGCGTTCGTCACCGACCTCGCCGCGCGCCTCTCACCCGGCGGGCTGATGGTGCTCTCCACCCCCAACCGCACCGCGCAGTCGCGCCTGCTGCTGGTCGGCGCCGCGGAAGCGGTGGGGCTGGTGCCGAGGGGCACGCATCATTGGGACGATTTCGTCACCCCCGACGAACTCGCGAGCCTGCTTGCCGCGGCAGGGCTTACGATGGGAGAACCCCGGGGCATCGCCTTCTCGCCGACGAAGGGCCTGCACCTCTCCGCCGACTTGGCGCTGAACTACATCGTCACCGCGACGCGGAGCGCCTGA
- a CDS encoding aspartate kinase: protein MARIVMKFGGTSMAGTERIRRVANIVRKQAAGGNEVAVVVSAMAGETDRLVNFCREANPLYDPAEYDVVVASGEQVTSGLLALTLQALGCKARSWLGWQLPVHTMEAHAKARISSIDSDELLASMAAGEIAVIPGFQGLSEDNRVTTLGRGGSDTSAVAVAAAIGADRCDIYTDVDGVYTTDPRIVAKAHKLKAVTYEEMLELASVGAKVLQTRSVGLAMKAGVRVQVLSSFIGDDAVPADELPGTMIVSEEEMEELLERGEMERQLVTGIAHDKNEAKIILTRVPDKPGAVAHIFEPLAAASINVDMIIQNVGRDKGETDVTFTVPQADLARAQALLEDRRGEIGYNRIITDSKIAKISVVGVGMKSHAGVASTMFKALAERGINIQAISTSEIKVSVLIDEDETELAVRVLHTAYGLDAPDNVGDEAA, encoded by the coding sequence TTGGCCCGGATCGTGATGAAATTCGGCGGCACATCGATGGCCGGCACCGAGCGCATCCGGCGCGTGGCGAACATCGTGCGCAAGCAGGCCGCGGGCGGCAACGAGGTCGCCGTGGTCGTCTCCGCGATGGCGGGCGAGACCGATCGGCTGGTCAACTTCTGCCGCGAGGCGAACCCGCTCTACGACCCGGCCGAATACGACGTGGTCGTCGCCAGCGGCGAGCAGGTGACCAGCGGGCTCCTCGCGCTCACCCTCCAGGCGCTCGGCTGCAAGGCAAGGTCGTGGCTCGGCTGGCAGCTGCCCGTCCACACGATGGAAGCGCACGCGAAGGCGCGCATCTCCTCGATCGATTCGGATGAACTGCTGGCGAGCATGGCGGCCGGCGAGATCGCGGTGATCCCGGGCTTCCAGGGCCTGTCCGAGGACAATCGCGTGACGACGCTGGGGCGGGGCGGCTCGGACACCTCGGCGGTCGCCGTGGCCGCGGCAATCGGGGCGGACCGCTGCGACATCTACACCGACGTCGACGGGGTCTACACCACCGACCCGCGGATCGTCGCCAAGGCGCACAAGCTGAAGGCGGTGACCTACGAGGAAATGCTTGAGCTGGCCTCGGTCGGCGCCAAGGTGCTGCAGACCCGCTCGGTCGGCCTCGCCATGAAGGCGGGCGTGCGGGTGCAGGTCCTGTCGAGCTTCATCGGCGACGATGCGGTCCCCGCCGACGAGTTGCCCGGCACGATGATCGTCTCCGAAGAGGAGATGGAAGAGCTATTGGAGAGAGGCGAAATGGAACGCCAATTGGTCACCGGCATCGCGCACGACAAGAACGAGGCGAAGATCATCCTGACCCGCGTGCCCGACAAGCCGGGCGCCGTGGCGCACATCTTCGAGCCGCTTGCCGCCGCCTCGATCAACGTCGACATGATCATCCAGAACGTCGGCCGCGACAAGGGCGAGACCGACGTGACCTTCACCGTCCCGCAGGCCGACCTCGCGCGGGCGCAGGCGCTGCTCGAGGACCGGCGCGGAGAGATCGGCTACAACCGCATCATCACCGACAGCAAGATCGCCAAGATCAGCGTCGTCGGCGTCGGCATGAAGAGCCACGCCGGCGTCGCCAGCACGATGTTCAAAGCGCTCGCCGAGCGCGGCATCAACATTCAGGCGATCTCGACGTCGGAGATCAAGGTCAGCGTGCTCATCGACGAGGACGAGACCGAGCTCGCGGTGCGCGTGCTCCACACCGCCTACGGCCTCGATGCGCCGGACAACGTAGGCGACGAAGCGGCCTGA
- a CDS encoding NAD(P)H-dependent flavin oxidoreductase, which translates to MTSYPKTTTLMERGRAFLGTDYAILCGAMSWVSERNLVSAISNAGGFGVIACGAMTPELLDAEIAATRAMTDRPFGVNLITMHPQLFDLIEVCARHQVGHVVLAGGIPPKGSVEAIKAFDAKVIVFAPTLALAKKLLRSGGDALVIEGMEAGGHIGPVSTSVLAQEFLPELSADHLVFVAGGIGRGEAIAGYLEMGAVGVQLGTRFACATESIAHPNFKAAFFRANARDAVASVQVDPRLPVIPVRALKNKGTEAFTAKQIEVARALDEDGIAMDEAQLQIEHYWAGALRRAVIDGDVESGSLMAGQSVGMVKAEEPVADIIAQLMAESEAALSRR; encoded by the coding sequence ATGACCAGCTATCCCAAGACCACCACGCTCATGGAGCGCGGCCGCGCCTTTCTCGGCACCGATTACGCGATCCTGTGCGGCGCGATGAGCTGGGTTTCGGAGCGCAATCTCGTATCCGCGATCAGCAACGCGGGCGGGTTCGGCGTGATTGCATGCGGCGCGATGACGCCCGAACTGCTCGACGCCGAAATCGCCGCGACGCGCGCGATGACGGACAGGCCCTTCGGTGTGAACCTCATCACGATGCACCCGCAGCTGTTCGACCTGATCGAGGTCTGCGCGCGGCACCAGGTGGGCCATGTCGTGCTGGCCGGGGGCATCCCGCCCAAGGGCAGCGTCGAGGCGATCAAGGCGTTCGACGCGAAGGTCATCGTCTTCGCTCCCACTCTGGCGCTCGCGAAGAAGCTGCTCCGCTCGGGCGGAGACGCGCTGGTGATCGAGGGGATGGAGGCGGGCGGCCACATCGGGCCCGTTTCGACCAGCGTGCTGGCGCAGGAATTCCTGCCTGAGCTCAGCGCCGACCACCTGGTCTTCGTCGCGGGCGGCATCGGCCGCGGCGAGGCGATCGCGGGCTATCTCGAGATGGGTGCGGTCGGAGTCCAGCTCGGCACCCGCTTCGCCTGCGCGACCGAGAGCATCGCCCACCCCAACTTCAAGGCCGCTTTCTTCCGCGCCAACGCGCGCGACGCGGTGGCGAGCGTGCAGGTCGATCCGCGCCTGCCGGTGATCCCGGTCCGCGCGCTCAAGAACAAGGGCACCGAGGCGTTCACCGCCAAGCAGATCGAGGTTGCCCGCGCGCTCGACGAGGACGGCATCGCGATGGACGAAGCCCAGCTCCAGATCGAGCACTACTGGGCGGGCGCGCTGCGCCGCGCGGTGATCGACGGCGACGTCGAGAGCGGCAGCCTGATGGCCGGACAGTCGGTGGGGATGGTCAAGGCCGAAGAGCCGGTGGCGGACATTATCGCCCAGCTGATGGCCGAGAGCGAGGCCGCGCTCAGCCGGCGCTGA
- a CDS encoding aldehyde dehydrogenase family protein — MAQTYPCLIDGELVTTDATLEVLNPANEQVVGLVPSCGKDELDRAVAAARRAFKTWRKTSFEERQKVVQGIAAAIKANGDELFRLLTTEQGKPHHQAQSEIFGAAGLAAAQSTLKLDEVVNQDDDTRLSRTRRVPVGVVGGIVPWNFPVMMAIQKIVPALMSGCTIVLKPSPFTPLTTLRIAELIKDVVPAGTVNIITGEDSLGPLITEHPDIDKITFTGSTATGKRIMEGASKDLKRITLELGGNDASIVLPDADVSKVAEQLFWSSFSNAGQICVAAKRIYIHEDIYDELSAAIAEYAKTVKVGDGSEQGTGVGPIQNKKQFDRVCELIQDAKDSGYKFLVGGDVDPSGSGYYVPITILDNPPEDARIVAEEQFGPVMPLMKFSTTEEVIARANASDYGLAGAVWTADPDKGVEIAEQLETGTVWVNEFLHISPFAPFGGHKQSGFGSEYGLDGLKEFTYAQVITVKKDAFA, encoded by the coding sequence ATGGCCCAGACCTATCCCTGCCTGATCGACGGCGAACTCGTCACCACCGATGCCACGCTCGAGGTGCTCAACCCCGCCAACGAGCAGGTGGTCGGACTTGTCCCTTCGTGCGGCAAGGACGAGCTCGACCGGGCGGTCGCTGCCGCGCGCCGCGCATTCAAGACCTGGCGCAAGACTTCGTTCGAGGAACGCCAGAAGGTCGTCCAGGGCATCGCCGCGGCGATCAAGGCCAACGGCGACGAGCTGTTCCGCCTGCTCACCACCGAACAGGGCAAGCCGCATCACCAGGCGCAGTCGGAGATCTTCGGGGCCGCGGGCCTCGCCGCCGCGCAATCGACGCTCAAGCTCGACGAGGTCGTCAACCAGGACGACGACACCCGCCTGTCGCGCACCCGCCGGGTCCCGGTGGGCGTGGTCGGCGGGATCGTGCCGTGGAACTTCCCGGTGATGATGGCGATCCAGAAGATCGTCCCCGCGCTGATGTCGGGCTGCACGATCGTGCTGAAGCCTTCGCCCTTCACCCCGCTCACGACGCTGCGCATCGCCGAGCTGATCAAGGACGTGGTGCCCGCCGGTACGGTCAACATCATCACCGGCGAGGACAGCCTCGGCCCGCTCATCACCGAGCATCCGGACATCGACAAGATCACCTTCACCGGCTCCACCGCCACCGGCAAGCGGATCATGGAAGGCGCCTCGAAGGACCTCAAGCGCATCACGCTCGAACTCGGCGGCAACGACGCTTCGATCGTGCTGCCCGACGCGGATGTGTCGAAGGTGGCCGAGCAGCTCTTCTGGTCGAGCTTCTCGAACGCCGGGCAGATCTGCGTCGCGGCCAAGCGCATCTACATCCACGAGGACATCTACGACGAACTGTCGGCCGCGATCGCCGAATACGCCAAGACCGTGAAGGTCGGCGACGGCAGCGAGCAGGGCACGGGCGTGGGCCCGATCCAGAACAAGAAGCAGTTCGACCGCGTGTGCGAACTGATCCAAGACGCCAAGGACTCCGGTTACAAGTTCCTCGTCGGAGGAGACGTCGATCCGTCGGGATCGGGCTACTACGTGCCGATCACGATCCTCGACAATCCGCCGGAGGATGCGCGCATCGTGGCCGAAGAGCAGTTCGGGCCCGTCATGCCTCTGATGAAGTTCTCGACCACCGAGGAAGTGATCGCGCGTGCGAACGCTTCGGACTACGGGCTCGCCGGGGCGGTGTGGACCGCGGACCCGGACAAGGGTGTCGAGATCGCGGAACAGCTCGAAACCGGGACGGTATGGGTCAACGAGTTCCTGCACATCAGCCCGTTCGCGCCGTTCGGCGGACACAAGCAATCTGGCTTCGGCTCCGAGTACGGCCTCGATGGCCTCAAGGAGTTCACCTACGCGCAGGTCATCACGGTCAAGAAGGATGCGTTCGCGTAA
- a CDS encoding glycerophosphodiester phosphodiesterase family protein, with protein sequence MRTLIILAALLAAVPAQAQLVIAHRGASGERPEHTLAAYERAIDAGADFIEPDLVVTKDLVLVARHENELSDTTDVASREEFAARRKTAEIDGQLITGWFAEDFTLAELRTLRAKERLPGLRRANARYDGLYQVPTFAEIVSLVRAKSAESGRTVGLYPELKHPTFLLQQGIDSVDLFVSALKKEGLDGKAIPLFVQCFEVAPLQRLDRLTDLRLVQLVAAEGGPADEPAVSYAEMLSLSGLARVKEYADAIGASASLVVGVDGKPTALVATAKAAGLPVHAWTLRKENAYLPPALRNGTDEAATGNYAAAWTLLAAAGVEAIFTDDPALATALRRSASR encoded by the coding sequence ATGCGAACGCTGATCATCCTCGCCGCTCTCCTCGCTGCCGTCCCCGCGCAGGCGCAGCTCGTCATCGCCCACCGCGGCGCAAGCGGAGAGCGGCCCGAGCACACGCTCGCCGCCTACGAGCGTGCGATCGACGCAGGCGCCGATTTCATCGAGCCCGACCTGGTGGTGACCAAGGACCTCGTCCTTGTCGCGCGGCACGAGAACGAGCTGTCCGACACCACCGACGTCGCGAGTCGCGAGGAGTTCGCTGCTCGCCGCAAGACTGCCGAGATCGACGGCCAGTTGATTACGGGATGGTTTGCCGAGGACTTCACCCTCGCCGAATTGCGCACTTTGCGCGCGAAGGAGCGGCTACCCGGCTTGCGCCGCGCGAACGCACGCTACGACGGACTGTACCAGGTGCCGACTTTCGCCGAGATCGTGTCGCTGGTGCGCGCCAAATCGGCCGAAAGCGGACGGACCGTGGGCCTATATCCCGAGCTCAAACACCCGACCTTCCTGCTCCAGCAGGGCATCGACAGCGTCGACCTGTTTGTCTCCGCGCTGAAGAAGGAGGGGCTCGATGGGAAGGCCATCCCGCTTTTCGTCCAGTGTTTCGAGGTCGCGCCGTTGCAGCGGCTCGACCGGTTGACCGACCTGCGGCTTGTCCAGCTTGTCGCTGCCGAAGGCGGCCCGGCGGACGAACCGGCGGTCTCCTATGCCGAGATGCTGTCCCTGAGCGGTCTCGCGCGGGTCAAGGAATACGCCGACGCGATCGGGGCGAGCGCGTCGCTCGTGGTCGGGGTCGACGGCAAGCCGACCGCGCTCGTCGCCACGGCGAAGGCGGCGGGCCTCCCGGTGCACGCGTGGACTTTGCGCAAGGAAAACGCCTACCTGCCACCGGCGTTGCGCAACGGCACCGACGAAGCCGCGACGGGCAACTACGCCGCTGCTTGGACCCTGCTGGCGGCAGCCGGAGTCGAAGCGATCTTCACCGACGACCCCGCGCTGGCGACCGCGCTCAGGCGCTCCGCGTCGCGGTGA